In Sulfitobacter albidus, the following proteins share a genomic window:
- a CDS encoding gamma-glutamylcyclotransferase family protein, producing the protein MHPCFFGYGSLVNRDTHVYENAHRARLKGWRRAWVKTEGRDLAYLSVLPDAHTTIEGLIAEVPGGDWAALDAREHGYARLLSGSAVETDLDPRPDVSHYSVPPQTHVTTGPHGILLSYLDVVVQGYLREFGAAGVSRFFDTTDGWHTPVRNDRAAPHYPRAQRLSTQETALVDQHLALRGTPVTSL; encoded by the coding sequence ATGCATCCCTGCTTTTTCGGCTACGGCAGCCTCGTGAACCGCGACACCCATGTCTACGAGAACGCCCACCGTGCTCGGCTCAAGGGCTGGCGCCGCGCGTGGGTCAAGACCGAAGGTCGGGATCTCGCCTACCTCAGCGTGCTCCCCGACGCGCACACCACGATCGAGGGACTCATTGCCGAAGTACCCGGCGGTGACTGGGCCGCTCTTGACGCGCGCGAGCATGGCTACGCCCGTCTGCTTTCGGGCAGCGCGGTCGAGACCGATCTAGACCCGCGCCCGGACGTCTCCCACTACAGCGTCCCGCCTCAGACCCACGTCACAACCGGCCCCCACGGAATCTTGCTCAGCTATCTCGACGTGGTCGTTCAGGGATATCTGCGCGAGTTCGGCGCCGCGGGCGTCTCGCGCTTCTTTGACACGACCGATGGATGGCACACCCCGGTGCGCAACGATCGCGCCGCACCGCACTACCCGCGCGCACAACGTCTGAGCACACAGGAAACCGCGCTCGTCGATCAGCACCTCGCCCTGCGCGGCACGCCGGTGACGTCACTCTAG
- the gcvH gene encoding glycine cleavage system protein GcvH: MKFTEEHLWLRIEDGEEEVSVGLSAFAAAELGEAKFIELPEEGDTVSADEQVAVIEGSEDALDVLAPLDGEIVEVNTRLIDAPEVISEDPQGEAWLFKMVLDDPSEMDALMSEGAYQKFIR; this comes from the coding sequence ATGAAATTCACCGAAGAGCATCTGTGGCTACGGATTGAGGATGGCGAGGAGGAGGTCAGCGTCGGCCTGTCGGCTTTTGCCGCCGCCGAATTGGGCGAGGCCAAGTTCATCGAGCTGCCGGAAGAGGGCGATACGGTCTCTGCCGACGAACAGGTCGCGGTGATCGAGGGCAGTGAGGATGCGCTGGACGTGCTTGCCCCGCTCGACGGGGAGATCGTGGAGGTCAACACCCGCCTGATCGACGCGCCAGAGGTGATCAGTGAGGATCCGCAGGGCGAGGCATGGCTGTTCAAGATGGTGCTGGACGATCCGTCCGAGATGGACGCCCTCATGAGCGAGGGCGCCTACCAGAAATTCATTCGCTAG